Genomic window (Phalacrocorax carbo chromosome 11, bPhaCar2.1, whole genome shotgun sequence):
ATGCCGCTGCCAGGCGCGGGGCACGTCACGCTCCAGCTCCTCTGACCAGCTCTCACCCAGCAGCCGCCGCAGCTCGTCCCGGAGCTTCTGGGCGGGTGTCTGCCGGCGGGCAGCCCTGGAGGGGATGGGGTCCTGTCAGAGGGATGCAGCACATGAGGCTGAGACCCCACCGCCCCATGGCGGGACTCAGTGAGGGGTGTCTCTCCCAACCTGGATCCAGACCAGCTCACAGGGCATCTCCTGGGGCAGCCGCAGCTGGGAGAgcttctcctccagcacaggcagggccacacggccccccagcacctcctgcagccGGTAGCACCCGTCCAGTAGCTGTTCCTCTTCCAAACGCTCCCTGCAAGGCCAAGGCATGGTCaggccctccccagccccgcaggGAAGGGACCCGCTGGGTGTGAGGCCAGCCTTCCGAGCTCTCCTCCCCGCCATCCCTGCCCACACCCTGTCTGCACCCTGCCCGAGCAGCCGCAGGGCTCCCGTCCCCCCTCACAGGCTCACCTGAGGCGCTGGGCAAACTGCGGCTCCGTGGCCAGCGCAGGGACGGGGACACCCCTTGCCTCCATCCCCAGGATGGGGGGCTGTCACCCTCCAGCAGAGACGCAGCCGCCTGCTGGGGGGGCACAGAGTGTCAGGCTGGCAAGGgacaggagggagctggggcggACGGGGGTCCCTGGCACCGACATGCTGGGGGCATCGGAGCGATGGCTgtgccccggggtggggggctggtTGCCCTGGCACTGTTGGGGGGTCACCGGGGATGGGGTGACCGGGAGGtggggtgccccggggggcTGTCCCAGGGATTGGGGTACTCTGGTGGGTGGGGTGCCCCGGGGGATTGGGGTGGGGTACTCCTGGGTGGGGGCTGAGGATGGGGTGCTCCACGGAATGGGGTGCCCGGCGATCGGGTACCCCAGGGGATCGAGTGTCCGAAGGAATGGGGGAAGGAGGTGCCGGAGTGgcggggtgcctggggggggCGGGTATTCTAGAGTTGGGGTACACTAGGGGAGGGGTGTCCGAGGGGATGGGGTGCCTGGGGGAACCGGGTACCCCAGGAGTGGGGCGCCCGTATGCGGGGGATGTGACACCCGGGGGACTGTGCCTCAGGGCCGGCGCCCGGGACTGCACACCTGCGGCCGCGGGACTGCCCCGGGATCGGCACCCCACGGCTGGCTGTCCCGGGAGGGACTCCCCAAGGAGCAGCGGTTCCGGCCGAGGGTCCCGGCCGCCCCCGTCCCCCTCCTACCGAGCGCGGCGCGCGCACTCCACCGCCGTGAGCCCGTGTTTCCCGCCGGAGCGCCTTCCTCGCTGCGCTACGCCGCCGCCATATTTGTTGAGGGCGCGGGCGGAAGCGGAAACGGGGGACGGTGTAGGGGTGAAGGACCGGAAGCCGCGGCGACGAGGGCGGTGCGGCGGTATGGCGGGGCTGTCGGTGCGGGACCCCGCCGTGGACCGCTCCCTGCGCTCCGTGTTCGGTGGGCGCcgtggggacggggacggggacggggacggggcggGTTGGGCAGGGAGGGGTACGGCTGGCAGGACCTACGCCGTCGTTCAGGGCGGGTGTTGGCGCAGCCCACGGCCTCCGCGCTGACCGGTGGCCGCCGGCTCTCTCCCGCAGTGGGGAACATCCCGTACGAAGCcacagaggagcagctgaaggacaTTTTCTCGGAGGTTGGCCCTGTGGTCAGCTTTAGGTAAGAATGACTGCCTGCCCTacccctcccccagcctcccGGTTCCCCGGGACAGGGCGGGCGGACCGAGTCCTGAGCCCCGCGGGTGGCGTGGGGCTCTGCGGGGTCCTGGTGCCTTgcagggccgggggcgggggccgTGCTTTCATGAGGTAGAGCAGCTCAGGGCAGTACGTGTCTTCCCGGGCGTTTCTGAGGCTGTGGCGGGCATGCCCGCGGTGCAACACGGAGATCCGAGGGCGCCTGGAGTTGTGGAGCGTGGGTGTGGGCATGCTGCACCAGGTTGGAGCTGCTACCCTGCTGTGGTTGGAGCTGGGGCAAATCAGTCCTCAGGTCCTAATCAGGCTCCGTGCAGGGAGCCGGGAGCGCAGAGCGCTGCAGTCACAAGGGCTCTGCGTGGCCCTGTGatcggcactggtgaggctgcacctcgaatctGGACCTCTCAGGGCAAGAAAGGACATAGAGGTGCcggagcatgtccagagaagggttACAGAGCTGGAAaggggtctggagagcagggcttgtgaggagcagctgagggagctgggggtgtttagcctggagaggaggaggctgagggagagCTTGTTGCTGCTCTCCACAGCTGCctaaaaggaggttgtagtgaagtgggtgttggtctcttctcccaagttactagggatagaatgagaggaaatggccttaagctgtgtcaggggaggtttagattggatattaggaaatatttctttactgagagagtggtcaggcactggaacaggctgcccagagaggtggtagagtcaccatccctggaggtgttaaaaaaaatgtgtagacatgcACTtcaggcatggtttaggaggcctgggggtgttgggttgacggttggacttgatgatcctagaggtcttttccaacctttatgattttattatgttttcctGGTTTGGCACCAGGCTTCAGGGAGCTCTCGGTTAAGGGCTTGGGAGCTCCAGGAGCAGTCAGTCTAGTCCTGTGACCCTAGGAGCTGCTGCCATTGGGTCATGGGGAGCACAGCGTTAGtgctggtggccttcctggACACCAGAGCTCTGGGAACACCCATCAGCCTGGATCCAGGAAGCCTTTTGGCTCTGGATTAGGACTGACTGTTGCGCCCCGGTGTCTTCGCTCTGCTCTTCAGTGCTCCTTCGTGGTGTACCCTGATAACCCCCTCTCGAgtgctggggagctgtgggcaCTGCGCGCTGCTCgatgcctgccctgccctcagCAGTGGTGGTTCTCGCCTCCTTGCTGTGCAGGCTGGTGTATGACAGGGAGACGGGAAAGCCAAAGGGCTATGGCTTCTGTGAGTACCAAGACCAGGAGACGGCCCTCAGTGCCATGCGGAACCTGAACGGGCGAGAGTTCAGCGGTCGGGCCCTGCGTGTCGACAACGCGGCCAGCGAGAAGAACAAGGAGGAGCTGAAGAGTAAGTCTGGATTTTGTGGTGGAGAGTGCACTGGTGTCGTGCTGGGCCTGGCGTTTGCAGTGTTACACAGCATGCCTCTTGTGTGAAGCTGGCGAGGTGGAGACCTCACGGAGCTGAGCTGCTCCAAGCGATGTAGCAAGTAGTTTTGCAGAGGGATGTGTGGGCTCAGCTCTGTGTTTTCTATCCCAGATGATCTCCCAGTTTTCACTGCCTCCCTTTCCCCATAATGGCATGGTGCTTCCGTTCTCATGAGCCCTTTAAAAACACCCAGTTCATGTTACCGTATGAGGTCATAAACTCTGTTGCAGGCTTAGGCACAGGTGCACCCATCATCGAGTCACCCTATGGGGACCCTGTCAATCCTGAAGATGCCCCCGAGTCCATCAGCCGGGCAGTAGCCAGCCTGCCACCCGAGCAGATGTTTGAGCTGATGAAGCAGATGAAGGTGAGTGAAGCAAAGGGCTGTACTTTCTGCATGGGCAGAGCTTCTACCACCGCTGCCTGTGCGCCTTGCCAGAGCTTTGATCTGTGTGTGTCTTCTCAGTTGTGTGTCCAGAACAGCCCCCAGGAAGCCAGGAACATGCTGCTCCAGAACCCCCAGCTGGCTTATGCCCTGCTGCAGGCCCAAGTGGTCATGAGGATCGTTGACCCAGAGATTGCACTGGTTTGTCCCTTGCTGCCTCATCTGGGGTTGGTAGGGTGTCGGTGTCGGTGGCAGCCTGTTGTGGAGGTAGGGTGGAAGAGAACTCCCTTCTTCTTCCACCCCTAGAAAATCCTGCATCGCCAGACCAGTGTTCCTCCTCTGATCCCAGGCAACCAGCAGCCAGTTCCAGGGCCGGGGCCTGGACCGGGACCAGGGCCTGGGCCAGGGCCAAACGCCCAGCTGAACCCGCAGAACACCCCCTCGTCCCAGCCACAGCCCATAGTAAGAGCCTACGCTGCGCAGGCACCCTGTGGAGGAGGGatgggtgctgccagccccagccctcccaggtgGGGCATGCATGCCCAGGTGATGGGCTTCCCTGAGGTCTGGTTTCTCTCCTGGGTAGGGTGGGATGCACGTAAACGGCGCTCCTCCGCTGATGCAGCCACCCATGCAGGGAGGAGTGCCGGCCCCGGGACAGATGGCAGCCCCTGTGCAGGGCCCAGGCCCTGGCCCCATGGCTCCAGGAGGTGAGTGCGTGGGTTTTGGCCGAACGGTGTACTAGGCACATGGGTCCTGCAGACGGcccccctctgcctcccccttAACCGCAGGGCTTGGCCCTGTGGGAGCACGCGTAGTTCCATACTGTGCACCCTGGTTATGGCTGCCACCAGTGGTGGTTCAGAAAGTTGGTTTATGTCTGTGGGGAACTGAcaccaagaaaataaacttttggaTGCTCCCCCAGGAGCCTGGAGGGGGGAGCTGTTTGGGGCCAGAGGAATCTGGGAATCTGGTAGTAGTGCCAGGATGGCTGGGGAGGGATCTGATCTCTCTCTGTTCCCTCTCAGGTGGGATGCAGCCACAGGTTGGGATGCCGGGAGGAGGGCCTGTCCCCTTGGAACGTGGACAAGGTAAAACAGACGTGGGTTAGTGCTGTGCGTTACCTGAGCCTTGCTCCAGCGGGGGCCCAGGCCACaggtgctgagcagtgctgcaCCGAGagcccctgccagctcccttcAGCCTCGCTGCCCTGGAGTgggggcagctcctgcagcgCTGGTCTGTGCTCGGGTTTGTTTACTTAGGCACAAGGCTGTGGTAGCAGCTCTCCTGCTTCTAGGGCCCCAGTACATGCACCGGTTTGCTGCCAGCTTGTCCTGCACCATGTTGTGCAGACGTGCCCTGGAAGCCGGGAGAGCTGCCAGTCTCTGCAGAGCCCCACCGAGCATGACATGcctgttgttttctgtctctctgagcCCGTGTCTTTCCCTGTGCTTGAACAGGCGGGCAGAGCTTGCTCTTCTCTAGTCCCTGCCATGCTCCTTTGCTGCCTGGGTGCTGGCAAGCAGCTTGTGCTGCCGCCGTGTGCACCCGTGTCTCCCAGCACTCCCTGCGCTGTGCccagcagagggagctgggccTTCGCTTTTGCTTGCGAGAGTGAGGCTTGGCTGGGAATTTCCTGGTGAGCGATTGCTTGGCTCTCCCTCCGCAGGCACGGTCTGTATGGCCCAGCCCCAGAGCCGTATTCCTTACGGTTCACATGTTGCGTGGTCACCCTGTCAAGTCATGCGCCGGGGTTAACACAACCAAGGCATTCTTCTTCTCCCAGTACTAAGGCACATAGGCGATACCTTTATTGCCTTGACTTGTATCATAGGCCTTGTTTGAGTAATGTTGTGAACTTGTTCTGAGATCCGCTGGCCTTAGGTATCTTAGGAGAAGCtgactttcattttctttggggTGGGCACCATCTTCCTGAAAGCAAACGGGCAGTTCTTGGCGCTTTCACTGGTACCTAGAAGTTTTGGAGAGCAGACAGAAAGCTGGCACTGGGGAGTGCCGTGGGaaggtgcaggcaggggcagaAGCTGACTAGCTGTGCATTGTCGAGCGCAGCGTGGCCCCGTAGAATGCCGATTCTCTTGGTGGATCATCTTCCTGCTCCGCACGTTCACGCGGTGAGCGAGGGAAGGGCTGTGCCAAGCTGTCTGTCACACCTCTGGTGACAGAGGTGGCATTAACGGAAGAAGTTGATAAAGCCAGACCTACAGCAGGCAGCATCTTCTCCGTAGGTTTTCCGGGGGCCTTCAGGGAGCAGAGGCgatcctgcaggcagcactGTCCCCAAGGCTGAGTGCATGTGTGCATACACTATTTACGTGTCTGctcttctcctcttttcctgctgcttgccCAGGGAACCTGCAGCTCTCGCCCGTGGGACCTGCCAGGCCTGCGTCTATCGAACGCGTTCAAGGTATCCCGGCACCTGCTAGCTCCCTCCCGTGGAGCTCGTTGTGGAGTGTGCAGAGAGCAGCTTTCACCCTGCAGTGCTCAGGGCCGGGGACTGGCGTATCACTGTGTATAGCCTGGCAGGGTTAGGAGGAGGCAGGATTTCCTCTGGGACCTCAGGAGAGAACAGGCTAGTGCCAGGCACAGAGAGCCACCAGTGGAAAAGGAGAGCCTGCTTGGAGAGGGCCTTTGCCTAGGATCCAGCCCTCTTTGGCACCTCACTACCGGGAGCCTTCCAGGTCTTACTTTGCTCCTGGCCCCACATCGGCAGGGTGTCGATGTCTGTGCTCATAGGGATAGCCACGGGGGCATCCACACTTGGTTTGGCCACCTGGTGCCATAAGAAGCCTGAGGTAGAgccagagagggaaagagagggatAAAATCAGCAGCCAGGGAAGGGGCTTTGGTGTGCTCCGGCCTTGcgtgtggggctgctgccctggcGGTCAGCACGGCTCACCCGCCTGCACGCCAGGGAGCAGTGAGGCCGCCCCGCACCCCAGCCCCAAGAGCGCTGGGGAACAGTCTCAGCACGGCACTGGTCATGCAGATCCTCACGAGCTCTTGTGTGTCTTCCTGGCAGTGCCCATGCCAGACCCGAGGGCCCCTATGCAGCGTGGACCTCTACCTGCTAGTGGCCCGCCACCCCGAGGCCTTTTGGGAGATGCCCCGAATGACCCTCGCGGAGGGACCCTGCTCTCAGTCACTGGAGAAGTGGAGCCCAggtgaggggagagggaaggagaggagcttTTGGCACTGTCCCCTGCCCAAGGGTGACTTCTCACCGAGGACAGGGATGGCACCAGCCTTCCGGGAGTCACTGCTGCCTGGTCGGAGGCCTGTGTGCTGCCGACTGCGGGGGCCAGCCCATTTCCTCGGGGACGGGGCATCCCCGGGGTGATGGCAGCAGCCCTGTGGCGTGGGACTGACAGCTCCCGTCCCTGTGCCAGCCTCGCCCTCCTCCCCTGCGGCCGGCTTCGGGGGCAATCCCAGCGCTCTGCCCAGACCGTGCCAAGCCAGTGTCTGATTCACACTCTCTcgctttttctcctcctcctgctttgctcTCCTCGTCTCTCTGCGTCAGAGGTTACCTTGGGCCGCCCCACCAGGGAGCCCCTATGCACCATATGCCTGGTCATGACAGCCGTGGCCCCCCCCATGAGATGAGGGGGGGACCCATGGGAGAACCCCGACCACTGATGGGAGAGCCGCGGGGGCCCTTGATGGATGCTCGAGGTGAGAGAGGGGGCATGAAATAGTGGGTGGCTTAAAGCGTACCGACGAGAAGTCAGAGTGGAGCCCACTGCCCCGATGCAAGGTGTAGGAAGGGGGTTTGGGCAGCGAAAGAGCTgaccccagggcagggaggacagTCCCATGGGGCAAGGGACTTCCTCCAGGTgtgtcccctctgcccccagctctgcaccttCGAGGCATTTGCTAGCCCCCAGACAAAGGAGGCAGCAGGCTCGCTCCCATGCTCCCTGCGGCACTGCTCCCCATAACAGCTCGCCTTGTCTTTCCCCTGCAGTCGGAAGAGATCCCCGAGGGCTGGAGCcgcgagggctggagccccggGTGATGGAGGCGCGAGCCCTGGAGGCACGAGGCCTGGAGCCACGGGTCCTAGAGCCACGAGTGCTGGAAGCCAGGGCCATGGAGGCCAGGGTCATGGAGTCCCGGGGCCTGGAGCCTCGAGGGCCTGGTCCCAACCCGCGTGGCCCCATGCCTGGTGGGATACAGGGTCCTGGGCCGCTTAACATGGGAGCCAGTGGCCCGCAGGGACCCCGCCAGGTATGTACGATCTTTGCTCAGCTGGTTGGGCACCAGTGGCATCCTGTAGATTGGgcctgggggtggggtgtgatCGTGTCCTGCAGTGGCTGGAGAGGGGAGGGTGTCCCACAGAGCAGCGTCTCCAGGGAACACAAGGCATTGGCTTGCTGAGGGGTTTGGGGCAGTCGCATCTCCTCGGGCACTGCCCATCTGCTGGGGATGAGACAAGGCTCAAGCCTCTCTCCACATCTTCCTGATGTGCAGGAAGGAGTGCAGGAgttggagggagaggagagcacGTAAAATGCATGGTAGCCTGTCTCTCTTCATTCTTAGGCACCTTCAGGCTGGCTGTGGGGGCATCTGCACCTCTGTGTTACGTTCCTGGTTTTGTATGGCTGAGTCGAGACCCCTTGGTCCTTATCCGTTCTCTTGTGCCCACAGGTTCCTAACATGGCAGGGGCAGGCATGCAGGGAGGAGGCAttcctggggcaggggtccAAGGAGCTGGTCAGCCCGGAGGCTTTAGCCCTGGACAGAGCCAGGTCACGCCCCAGGACCATGAGAAGGTGAGAGGGCAAAGGGACAGGGTGAGACACCGGGAGCAGCGCTTCCTCCATGACttactgcagcagggagagcccCTTCCTGGCTCTGGGAAcctgtggctgtgctggcagggcatGTCTCTGattcccccctctccccacaggcAGCCCTGATCATGCAGGTGCTGCAGCTGACAGCAGACCAGATCGCCATGCTGCCCCCGGAGCAACGGCAGAGCATCCTTATTCTGAAGGAGCAAATCCAGAAGTCCACAGGGGCACCCTGACAGGTGATGTCCTTAACCAAGCCTTGGCCTGTGCCTGCTCCCCTTCACTGCATCAGAGAGGTGCTCAGGATGGGGCTTTAccttgcttttcctctccatGCCAGGgctcattttcctcctcttccttctcacaGGCCTGGTAGGCACATGGTGGAGATGCCATCTGCCTGGACAGAGGCAACGCTCCATGGCAGCTGCTTCCTATTGCTGTCTAAGCTGATGCTGCTTTTTGGGAGCAGTTTCTCCTCCCCTCTAATGTTTTCCCCTCCAATtcatcctttatttttcctgtgtgtatATTTTATGATGTTTGAAATAAAGCGGGAGGTGGGTTTGACTAAAGCCATGTCTCCAGCTGCCTTGTTTGGTCTCTTATGGGGGCTGGAGTGGGACTTCTGGGTTCTGGGAACAGTCTGGCCTGGCTCCAGGCTAGTCCAAACCACTTGACTTCCTCGCTTCTCCCCAGCACCAGGGCAAGATCTGCTCGTGGGACTTTGTGCTGTGCTGCTCACAGGGGCATGAGGGAAGGGCAAGACAGGGAGCTTGGTCTTCTGTCCCTGCCAACTGGGCAGGAAGGGCTCCGTATTGCATTGCTGTATCGCTTACTGCGCCGGCCTGCTCGGGGAGGGtggttttcccctcttctctaCGTATGCTTGAGCAGAATTTGTTGCCTTTACATGAGCTGCGTTTGAAGTCAGCCTGTGCGCTGGTGTGTGCCTGGCGGGCACTGCAGCCTGGCTCTGAGCGGTGGCAGTGAGCCCCCGCCAAGGAGTACCTCACCCTGCACCCCACGAGGTTTGCTAGGAGCCAGCTTTTATATTGCGGCCCTACAGTGGGACAAAGCGTTGGCTCCCTTCGCACTTGCACAAACTGAGTCACCCTGGAGGCTTTTATTGCAAAGGGAAGCACATTTAATTTACCCATTTACGCCACGGTCTGTTTAAACCCAGATGGGCACGTCTGGCCCCCAGTGCCTGCTCGGCGTGCCCCTCTCCAGTCCCCATCCCCGTCCTGCGGTTCTGCCCAGCCCGCTGGGCGCTCccactgctccagcagcagcctcgTCGCAGTACGTGCCTCTGGTTTCTTGATGGggggctgtgcagagctgcaggccCACTCCCTCTGTGGGGACCCCTTGTAGACCAGGTTGAGAAGGCGGCAGTCTTTGAACCTGGAGTTTCTCACAGAGGAGGAGTACCTTGCTGTGTCTTGCCTGGATTCTGTGCACGCGCCCTTCAGCGGGTGCTTATCCCTGGTCACGCCAACTTGTTCTGGGGTTGAGGCGAGACTGGCAGGgtcccagcctggctgccacTCAGAAGTTCTCCTTGTTGAAGTAGAATTGGACCTTCCTGGGGTCCAGGCTGGAGTGTTGGTGGCAGGACTTCTGCAGGCTCTTTGCCAAGGCCCCCGGCCCACAAAGGAACACGCCGACCACCGACCTGCACACAGCACGGGGACATCAGCACTGGGTGGGAAGCTCAGGGAAAAGTGAGTTAAGAGCTCAACCTGTGGGGGCTGAGCACGCCCCTCCCCATGCCAGCGCAGCCTGGGGcccagggaggagggggtgcTTCCCAGCTCTGACACCCCAACCCCACTGCCTGACTCTCACCTAGGGTGGGCTGCAGCCACTGCCGCAAACTCGTTGTTCCACATGGGCCGCCCAAAGATGGTTTTGTGCCTGAGGCCTGTCAGCGTGTCCATAGCCGTGTCGAAGCGGAGCGCCACATTGTTGgcctgggcagagcagggatgGTGAGGACCCCAGCCACCACCTGTGAGCCCACCTCCAGTCCCTCACTACAGAGG
Coding sequences:
- the CSTF2 gene encoding cleavage stimulation factor subunit 2 isoform X1 — protein: MAGLSVRDPAVDRSLRSVFVGNIPYEATEEQLKDIFSEVGPVVSFRLVYDRETGKPKGYGFCEYQDQETALSAMRNLNGREFSGRALRVDNAASEKNKEELKSLGTGAPIIESPYGDPVNPEDAPESISRAVASLPPEQMFELMKQMKLCVQNSPQEARNMLLQNPQLAYALLQAQVVMRIVDPEIALKILHRQTSVPPLIPGNQQPVPGPGPGPGPGPGPGPNAQLNPQNTPSSQPQPIGGMHVNGAPPLMQPPMQGGVPAPGQMAAPVQGPGPGPMAPGGGMQPQVGMPGGGPVPLERGQGNLQLSPVGPARPASIERVQVPMPDPRAPMQRGPLPASGPPPRGLLGDAPNDPRGGTLLSVTGEVEPRGYLGPPHQGAPMHHMPGHDSRGPPHEMRGGPMGEPRPLMGEPRGPLMDARVGRDPRGLEPRGLEPRVMEARALEARGLEPRVLEPRVLEARAMEARVMESRGLEPRGPGPNPRGPMPGGIQGPGPLNMGASGPQGPRQVPNMAGAGMQGGGIPGAGVQGAGQPGGFSPGQSQVTPQDHEKAALIMQVLQLTADQIAMLPPEQRQSILILKEQIQKSTGAP
- the CSTF2 gene encoding cleavage stimulation factor subunit 2 isoform X2 — protein: MAGLSVRDPAVDRSLRSVFVGNIPYEATEEQLKDIFSEVGPVVSFRLVYDRETGKPKGYGFCEYQDQETALSAMRNLNGREFSGRALRVDNAASEKNKEELKSLGTGAPIIESPYGDPVNPEDAPESISRAVASLPPEQMFELMKQMKLCVQNSPQEARNMLLQNPQLAYALLQAQVVMRIVDPEIALKILHRQTSVPPLIPGNQQPVPGPGPGPGPGPGPGPNAQLNPQNTPSSQPQPIGGMHVNGAPPLMQPPMQGGVPAPGQMAAPVQGPGPGPMAPGGGMQPQVGMPGGGPVPLERGQVPMPDPRAPMQRGPLPASGPPPRGLLGDAPNDPRGGTLLSVTGEVEPRGYLGPPHQGAPMHHMPGHDSRGPPHEMRGGPMGEPRPLMGEPRGPLMDARVGRDPRGLEPRGLEPRVMEARALEARGLEPRVLEPRVLEARAMEARVMESRGLEPRGPGPNPRGPMPGGIQGPGPLNMGASGPQGPRQVPNMAGAGMQGGGIPGAGVQGAGQPGGFSPGQSQVTPQDHEKAALIMQVLQLTADQIAMLPPEQRQSILILKEQIQKSTGAP
- the CSTF2 gene encoding cleavage stimulation factor subunit 2 isoform X3; the encoded protein is MAGLSVRDPAVDRSLRSVFVGNIPYEATEEQLKDIFSEVGPVVSFRLVYDRETGKPKGYGFCEYQDQETALSAMRNLNGREFSGRALRVDNAASEKNKEELKSLGTGAPIIESPYGDPVNPEDAPESISRAVASLPPEQMFELMKQMKLCVQNSPQEARNMLLQNPQLAYALLQAQVVMRIVDPEIALKILHRQTSVPPLIPGNQQPVPGPGPGPGPGPGPGPNAQLNPQNTPSSQPQPIGGMHVNGAPPLMQPPMQGGVPAPGQMAAPVQGPGPGPMAPGGGMQPQVGMPGGGPVPLERGQVGRDPRGLEPRGLEPRVMEARALEARGLEPRVLEPRVLEARAMEARVMESRGLEPRGPGPNPRGPMPGGIQGPGPLNMGASGPQGPRQVPNMAGAGMQGGGIPGAGVQGAGQPGGFSPGQSQVTPQDHEKAALIMQVLQLTADQIAMLPPEQRQSILILKEQIQKSTGAP